A region of the Falco peregrinus isolate bFalPer1 chromosome 4, bFalPer1.pri, whole genome shotgun sequence genome:
TCTGACCATAAAGAAGAGGGGGTTAGCTCTACCTCCATGGTGGTATGGGACTTTATCCATCCACCCCAATGAATCAGGCAGCAAGCTAGCAGCTGGCTGTACCTATGCTGGAATAAACTCACCCTCTCCCCTGGCCTGTATGGACAGCATAAGGTCAAGTGCATAACTGCTATCTGCAGTTTTCTGATATTTCTTTCATGCTCTACCCATGTAAAATGAGGATACAAAACGTTTTAATGTCAAGCTAGCTCCACAGGCTATTAAtacagctattttaaaagtaacattcagttgtgaaaatgtgttttgtgtttttactGCACATCTGTGGTGAAGCCCTTATCCTAAAATAACAATCATGATTTATTTCCCTGATGTGGGATTCTTCCCCCTTGAATCTCTAACAAATAAGATTCATATTCTAGCTTTTTATACACAATTTACAAATAACGTAAGTGGGCTGTTGTTGTCAGTTGCCTAATAGCTATTCTAGTGATGGaattttcagcaaaacacaTTAAGATGCAACCTCAATGAACAATGTGTTTCAGTAATTGCCAACAAGTATTGGAGCCAACTTACCTGCCAACCACTGAGGTGTAACTACACTATGAGTCTCATTGTAAAATTTCTGCCATaccatttattttgcaagaatACAGCTGTGAGAGACAGGCACACAAAGTCAACAATCCCTGGATGTTTCAGTTTACCTTTCATTCTATAGCATCAATAAATGAAccaacattttcagaagtgactaAAAGTTTTGGATTGCTAGTGGTATGCAGACCAGGTACTGTAATAATCTTGCTTTCTGTGGAGGTGAAAAGTGAGTCTGTGTCTTTAAAAACACCAGTAAatgcagatttgttttcctAGGGGGATCCTTCCACCAGCAAGCCCCAGTAATTGCATTTAACAAGAGGTAAGCACATTCAGATAGTAAAACCATCAAAGCCAAAGGACCACtaacagcagccacagcagctgatCTCACCAAATGCTCGTAAACATTGACCAGGTTTGTCCCATGGGGTCAAAACTGATTTTAGACCAATTTTCCAGAATGGAGCAGGCAATGGGACAGTCTCATCACTTGAATCCATATCTCCAGTACTCCCTCCTATGATATGGCAGTGACAGGGGAATATATATACCCCCTCAAAGTGCTCTGAGCCTTTTTGAATATGTAGCCACTTTTCCATATCATCTCATGGTTAAAAAACAGTATACATCAAGCCAAAACATTACTgcaagggaaaagggaaaagaaaaaaccacccacaagACATCacttaattaaattaaaatcataataaaaattaaatcacttaAGCATTTTtgaatcaaaattaaaattaatcttaagCAAAGGTTTGATCAcatgtggttttggggttttttcctagcTGTTTGTTATCATTTGAAGCAGAACATTTGTGGACCTGCTTGTAATTTGGCTACTATTTCATAAATATGCCCAGGTCCTGGCTAAATCAGTTGCTCTGGGCAGGCACTTGCTATATCTGGAGTTCTACAAGCTGTGCCTGTACTAAAGTGAACAAAACATGGCTGCAGACTCATCACAGCATCATCCATGCCATTTACTCATTCCTCACCTCCGGGGACAttcctggctgctcccagctaGCCCTGCCGCAGGCAGTGCCTGGGCGTGAATCAGGGGGTAGTACCAGCCTGGGAATAATGTCTACTGGGCTGTGGAGTAAAGCCATCCTGGttaggaaaggaagaaaagatagaCGGGGTCAAGAAGCACCAGGTATCTCCAGGACAGAGAATTGTCCTTATCCCTCTTTTAACTATAATGTGGACAAAgccacagagcacagcagggacTGCAGCACGGCTCCATGTGAATGTGGGTAACAGGAGAGTTTCCtagggcagaggaaggagatgcACAGTGCAGGCTTGAAGAGGGGTTGAGATGGGAAGAGCTGGCAGTGGGAACCAATGGAGATGGCAGGaattcccttccttccttctccttctccttctccttctccttctccttctccttctccttctccttctccttctccttctccttctccttctccttctccttctccttctccttctccttctccttctccttctccttctccttctccttctccttctccttctcttctccttctcctttcccttctccttctccttttccttatcttctcctttctccttctcctccttctccttctccttctcctcctgcatctccttctccttctcctttcccttctcctccttctccttacccttctccttcttctctccctttcccttccccttcctcttcccactTTGTCTCTCCCTCTCTGCATCTCCcattccttcccctccccttcccatccttctctcctccttctcctctcctctccaagAGATGCTTCTGATACGCCTCACACTGCTCTTCCTTGTGCCTCATACAAAAGAAAGCTATTGGCAGGTACCATAAGTGATCCCATGTACAAAGCAGAGAGCTCAGGGCATCACAAAATAGGAATTAGCAGCTTTAAGTGGTTCATTTAGCTCTTCTCttacacagattttaaaacacagctaaGTTTCCCATTCCCCAAGGCAGCCACAAAGGTTTTTGAACATATGTTCCTAAAACACAGTACCTTATACAGAAGTTTCCGTATCTTGAGCGTCTGCTTGGTACCTTCCAGCTACACAGGTTGGGAAGAAGATGTGGTGTCAGATGAAGCTCTGCTGAACTGGATGATGGGGATGCACTAAATGCCACTGCAAGCCTTACTCCACCATGGTCTCCAGCTGTGTTAATAAATGTGCTAACAAATCTCCCACACATTTCCTCCCTTGCTGTCTCCTCTGAATGTTTGCTTGCTGTGGCAGAGCCTCCTTGGGCTTTTTCTGTCTCAGAGAATGGCTGTAGGCAGGAAGCACAGCTATCCACAGAGAAAGTCTGGAAGTTTTCAGAATGGGAGCAGTGTTGTGTAAGGATCCTGCAAGATAAGCACCGCTCCAGCAAAGCTCTTTTCTAGGCTTTTCCACTGAAAGTTGTGTTTGTTCCCTTACGTTAATCTTTCCTCTGATAATAACTGGCTACAAGCACCAGGTTAACCTTAGATATTTTGAGCAAAGAGTGGTCCCATTGGGTGCTATCTCAATGCAAACAGAACCTCCACCCCAAGACCCGCTGTGCCAATGCTCAAGCAGATGTTCTGGGGTGGTCTGCTGAACAGTATCTTAACTTGTGCAAGAGCTCACTGGGATCCTCAGCAAAATAACTggcacagcacaaaacaaacaGTGGCCTGGGAATCCTCCCCTCAGGaatcttcccttctccctttacatttctttttggaGATGTTCCCTCATTCTTTTCTCTCTATTCCAGGTACTGTTATGTGTACAGCAGAATAGAAAAAGACACTAATCCTGGGTTAGTCTGAAGTGTGAAGTGCTTAGCAGCAGGCAGAAACAGGCCAGTTCTGGTAAGTAATCCTGTCCTCATACCTTCTGCTGCTTCACCCTTCCAAGGTGGACACAATTTCTTATTCTCCACCATGGTCAAGACTGGCCAAAGTATGTCTTTGGAGCAACAAAATTATAGCTCCATAATTTGGAAGCATGAAAGATTTGGGGCAACTTTATTCTATCTGTGGGAGGATGAAAGTAAGGAGGGTAATTAAACCTTTCTATGTGTCTGGCTGAGACCCATCCTACAGCAGAGCAGTAATATGTTGGGACACATTGTCACCTTTCATCTGTGGACTACCCCTGGAGATCTCCTCCTGTCCCTCTGAATGGTACATTCAGTACATGGCAGATCTCAGGTGGAAGACTGTAGAATGTGGTCCTTAGTGTCAGGAAGTTTAGCTATTTCTATTAtacttttgaaactttttttcagcaagaaagCTAGCCACACCAGATGCTGAAGCACCATCCCCATGCATCCCTAATTCATATAATCCTGTGCTCATCCACAGCAAATCCTGAAGATTTTAAGCGACTCTAAGATAATATCTCTGCATCatatagacagaaaaaaatggccTCATCAAGTCTGTTGACTTATAGGTGTCTTTTATTGAAGATTTTTTGCACATACATTACATTCAATGCAAAACAATGGCTGGAACATTAGACTTGATGAAATGGTAAGACTCAAAGGCATCAAAAAGAGATGCAAAAGCAGTACTGTTTCCACTACTGTAGATGTGGATGGCACTTTAGAAACACAAACAAAGATGAaggttgagggttttttttagaaggaATAAGAGCACTGCAGGCCCACTTAACAGGACCTAATCTTCAGAAAATTATCTGTGTTCAGCCTCTGGAGCTGAGCTCCATTTTGTGGAATGTTTCCAGTTGAACAGCTAATGGCTGGGATATTCGGAGTCGCTCTAAACCCTTGGCCCAAGCCCTGTCCTGTTGAACTTGCTATCTGGGTTAGCTATGCAGTAATATGCCATAGGGGAACGATGGCCCCATGCAAGGGAGTATGAGTGAAGCTTACACAGTATTATCTGGCTACTGGAGTTTGTATTACGTGCATTGCAGAGGTTTCTTGATCCACCCCATTGCATGATTTGAGAAGAGAAAATCTCGcagctcatttttctttaactgttttCTTCTAATTGGGGTTTCCATCTGTATATATCACTGGCATTAATGCTTGGAGTGTTTGCAGGCTGCTGCAAGGGACGAAAGCATCATACTAGGACAAAACATGGAATATCACAGCTCTGGGTATAGGGACAGAGTCCGAGTGGATCTACAGATCTTTCCTCTGGCAGTTACCCACGTGGATGGAGCACCAAGAAGCCAGTCTCACCAGTACTTTCTAACAGAAATAGCAAAGGAAGCTACCACTTAGATTCACTCTTCCTCCACAGTACCCTGAGCAAAGCCTCACGGATGTGGCTGCATTTTATGCTGTAGATAATGGGGTTGAGAGCAGGGGGAATTATAAGGTAGGTGTAGGCCACCAAACTGTTGACCAGAGGAGGAATGTTCTTTCCAAAGCGGTGGATCATGGACAGTCCGATCATTGGGATGAAGAACACTAGAACAGCACAGATGTGGGAGACACATGTATTCAAAGCCTTGAGACACTCCTCCTTGGTTGCAAGGCTGATAACAGTTTTAATGATCAGGATGTAGGACAGCACAATGAAGATGAAGTCCATCCCCACCGTTGATAAGAGAATAATCATACCATAGAAGACATTGACTTTGATATCTGCACATGCTAGGTTCATGATATCAGGATGGAAgcaaaaagaatgagaaagctCAGTCTTCCCACAAAAGGTTAGTCTCTTGAGCAAGAAGGGTATGGGAAGGAGGGAGACCATACCCCTCATTATAATTGCCAAACCTATTTTTATGACAGTCGTCTTTGTCAGTATGGATGGATGTCTCAGTGGATGGGAGATGGCAATGAATCGGTCAAATGCCATTGCCAGGAGCACAGAGGATTCAATGAAGGACAGTATGTGGATGAAATACATTTGAGTGAGGCAAGCATCAAAACCAATCCTTCGCATATTAAACCAAAAAATGCCCAGAGTAGTAGGCAGCGTACATAGAACCAAACCCAGGTCAGTGACTGACAGCATGGAAAGGAAGTAGTACATTGGTTCATGAAGACTTTGGGTCTTCTTTATGATGAAGAGGATCATGCAGTTTCCCAGGAGAGCAATAAGGTACAGTGCACAGAAAGGGATGGAGATCCAGTGGTGAAGGGCTTCCAGGCCTGGGATGCCCATCATGAGGAAAGCTGAAGGCTGATAGAAGGAGCCATTTAATTCCCACGTGGTATGTGAGTCATGCTCCATCCCAGCTCAGCTCTCACATGACCTATACCTAAAAGAAATGAACAACAGAAACTCCAAATAGTTGGACTCTCCACTGAATGTAGAAGTGGGTAATGACAACTGCCACAACCCTCTACCATCCCACCAGTCTATGAAGATGCCCCCATGCTGTTTAGGACACTAATTACCATAGTGGCACATAAAACTAGACCCTTGTTTATCCATTAAactataaaatgaaagaaaagaagggacagtttttctttaaaagaaaaaatgttcttgaaatgaaagtgaaaacaTTCCTGGTGAGTGCTACTGTTTTACAATTGTCCCCAAATTCCACAGGTTGAGATGCTCTATGGAGTGAGCAAATGCTTTTTCTACAGTCATCCCAACCAAGACTAAGCTGCTAAGCACGTGGCTTCTTTTTCATGATAACTGGAGATCAAAGGACACAAAAATGGTGAAAGTTTAACTCTGACTTCTTAGTTAAGAAATCAACAttggaaatgcaaaatataacAGAGAATCGGGCACCTAAACACTGCTACTCTCAACTCAGAAGATGGCCACCAGTGTAAGGTAGATTTTTAGGGGAATTCACATCCAAGTTGTTGCTCTTTTTATAATCTACCTTACTATCAGGCGCTGGGGAATAAATGAGCAAAACTGCACTTGTGTGGTGCCTGTGACTTTCATTAATAACAGGCAAATGCAAGCCAAGGCACAAGAAGCTGCAGGTTCAGAAGCACTAAGGCATCCACAGGAAGTCTCTGGGTCTGAATCAGAGGGGAGGGGCACGGAGGATATGGTGGGGTTTTTACACAGGGATCAAGAGTATGAGGCAACTGAGGCCTTTACAGAAATCTAGCAGATGTCTACTCTAGTGAGTTCAGCAGAAAGACACTGGGATGTATGGGAGTTGGAGCAATGTCCTAGGGTAAGAGACCAAGGAAAGAGGCCAGCAGAAGGCCACTGAGATGGATGGGGGTTGGAGCAATACACCAGGAAAAGAGATCAAGGAAAGAGGcttattcagcctggagaaggctttGCAAGGactcagcagcagccttcctCTGCCTACAAGGAGGCTATCAAGAAGGTCGCGGCAGGCTTTTCACATCAGTGAATGACAGAAGGATGAAAGACAAGAGGTGTAAGTTGAAAcaagggaggtttagactggacacGACAAGAAATGTTTCCCCATGAGGACTGTCAAGCATCAGAGCAGGTTACCCAGAGGCGTTGTACATCTCCATCTTTAGAAGTTTTCAAGATCCCAATGGATAAATCCATGAGCAGTTTTGTCTGACCTCACAGCTTTGAGCAGGACCTTGGACtacagatcacagaatcatatcttggtttgggctggaagggacattaaagatcatctagttccagctcTCATGCCAGATCTTCTGAAGTCTCCCCAACCTGAACTGTTCAATGAACCTATGTGCCTGTGATCTTATTACAGGTTTCAGTCCCCTTGGAGGATTCAGCCATCTCAGCACAATCCAGGTTCCTACACTGCACATGACAATGCACCCTAACAGAGATGCTGGAGAGGCTGACAGGGTCCTCGAGCCCTCTCTGTGGCTTCTGTGGCAGAATAACTGGCTGGGTGGATGGGGGAAAACAGTCAATCTGCAAAAGAAGAGCTAATTAAAGGAAATACTTGTGGGTTCCGTCCTAATGCACCTTCCATAAGATACAAAACAAGCAGGTCAAAGAGTACATGAATTATGAGCAAGAGGGCTTACTATAATACACTTCATTTTTGAATAAACACACATAACTTCCATGAAGTATTTATTACGTTCCTAATATGATTTTACTCCATTAGACTCTCAGCCTGCTTGAAAGTCTAATGTGGCAATAAATCCCAAAGCTTAACAAGGATAAACATCTTCCTGCTCCAGGGCCAAAGCAACACCTAACTGATGAGAACTGAGGAAGACACAAAGTCATTTAATTTCCTCCAAGCAGGACCACTTTATCTTCATTGCAAAGTTACACATTAGTATCAGGAATCATCTTGACAAGCACATAGCCCCACTGTGTCAGTTGCTGAAGGGACAAGTCACAGCCTTTCTTCACCGGCGCATGGGATGGCACAGACGTGGATGGGCAGCCAACGCTTTCCCTAACACATTGGCAGTGGTCAACGTTGGCAAAAGGAAACTGTCCAGAGGCACCTCTGGTCCTACAAGGTGCCTTAGAGCTCCCCAAAGGTAAAAGCTGTTCCTTTCTACCAATCCAACAGCATCTGAGCAGTGAGAATTAATCTGCAGACTCCTGCAATTCAGTCTCGTCTGGAGGCTGggttaaaaaaacctaaaaacctGAGTGCATGCATGCCTGTTTGTCTAACTGTCTCACTTAAAGCAGCATCTGGCAGATATCCAGAACTCTCAAGGATATTAAGATTCAAGAGGTTTCCAGGAATATGGAGGTGGATAAAGAAGGGAGACTGTTAGAGCACggagggaaagaaaggactGGCGAGAAGATGTTCCTACAAGAAAACCTTCATGCAATCCTGATTTTGTTAGACACTGGCAACTTCTACCATGCAATATGAAGTTATTTAGAAATGGGCTTTACTAGCTCTGCTCCTCTCTGAGCTACTCGGATTTGTGATGTGCCCCTACACTTTAAAGATACAGATCCCACTCCAagccattttttcctctccatattttatgtgtgtgtctataagtaatatatataaatatatatatgaaatatatgaaCAACTATGCATCCTTATTTATGTTTATGTAtgtttatatgtgtatatataacaTGTAGCACACATATAGGTTACACCTCCTAGTTGAATATCATGGGACAGTAATTACACCTCTCATGCTGCAGCCAAGCCCTGATGAGGAAACAAACCTCCAGCTGGTGGAggatacaaatttaaaaattaatggcAGCACCTGGGGAGTATTTGATGCTAGCCTAGAAAGGCATTCTACCACAGAGAGAAAGCTGTCTGACTATTCAGTGCCCAAGGCATTTCTGCTCCCCAGGAGCTACTCCAGACTGCCTGAGGAAAGGGGTCAGGCATGAATGCAGATGCCTCATGGAGGACACAGTGCTGTCTCTCCTTCTCCAACCCTCAAAAGCCACCTTGTGATTTCTTGTCTGTCTCTGACTGATTTTCACCAGTAACTTAAGCAAAGTACTGGTGCTTTAAGAGTTCTTCTCAGCATACGCAAGAGCAGGGGTTTGGAAGAGCGGGCTGGGGAAGTATGAGCCTAAGaaatttggttttttccccaagaagAGACTTTGGTATTTTCACAACTGGATCACTGCCCACTCAAGCACCCAAGTGAGGGCTCAGCTGCTCAGCGAAGGGAGGACTCAGGACACAGCACCCACAGAGCCAAATTTCTGTTGACTTTACAGACAAGAACAGGAATGTGCCATTCCCACCAGCTGAGCCAGGCCACCAGACAGTGGAAGAGCAGACTAATTCTTGCACAAAGCCCACAGCACAATGGCAAGCAGCACTGTAATGGCTAGATCTTCCCCAGCAGTACTGTGATGCCAGCACTGCCTGAAATTACACCTGCCCACTTCCACCAGTACATTCCACCCAGTGGGTCCTTTGGAGTGGTGTGGACCTCCCAAGTGGCATTTTGGAGATGCACCTCCCCACCTTTATTGATGTCTAGCCCCATAAACCACAGCCAGAGCACTAGTAAAAGAGTAGTGCAATGATGGAAAGGCTGCTAATTGCCCAGGGTACTTACCGAGTGTGGCGGTGGGGACCCAGGGGCTTTATGACCTGCGCAGGCAGCACAACCCTGCTGTGATGCAGAGGAAGAACCTGCATCCGTGTCTCAGCACCAGAAGGGCAGCGCTTATAATGTGCCCCGAGGACTGACCCTGTCCAATCAACCAGGAGCGGTGCGGAGCCCAGGCTCCCCTGCGTAAACAGTGTGAGGCGTACCAGTGAAAATAGTGTGTGAAGTAAATGATCTTTTCCATTTATGATGTTCTCCCAGCAGGCATGATTTTCTCCTGATAGTTTATTGGGTGACATGTTTATAGCTCACTGTGATTTATGGCTGGcaatgctgcagtgctggcaatACATGTAATTTTTATAGTAAGAATGGATCTGTAATGCAAATAACAATAAATTTTGCAAGAAGAGTGTTTGCAGCATCTCTCTGAGGGAGTAACAGAGGTGAAGTTCTAGCTATCCGCCTGTGACCAGTGAGACatgaaatgtttaattaaaagcataatATTTTgcacaatgaaaacaaactaaatATTACAAAGCCAAATGCAGACACATTAGCGGATATCCTCCCAGATGGTCCAGAAGCCTGTTGTATCTAGATGTTTTGTGTTAATAAGTTTAGCTTTGCCACCTCAGCTGTGAGGTGGAAATTGCTATTAACCCCTCCTGTTTTTGTGGCTGTCAAAGCAAGACACAGGAGAGCTAATGGGTTTGCCCATTCTCCTGTGAAGTGTCTATAGTAAATACAGCCACTGGACCTAAGTCTATGGTCATAAACCAGACTGTGCTGGGGCATTGCCCATGATAGACACCAGCAAATCGTTATCATGGTCCCTGCAATGCTGCTGACCAGAGCCAACTGGTGCTTCAACAATTCCCAGACAGGGGCTCAGGGGTCTGCATGATTTCCCTGCCTCATTTTAGAGGCTAAAGGGTTTGCTGGCATGATCCTGGAACGCCTGGTGCTGGGTGGCCTCAGTGccaaagaataattaatttacAAGCATTAATTTTAAGTAAGACAGCTGCCTGTTCCTGTCTGGTTGTTAAACCTCATGGCCAGGCTTACAGCTGAATACATTGAGCCTTTGTGACAGTCATCCAAATGGTCCTGGCAGAGGTTTGTTATCTCTAGATGTGTGAGATGTGAAAAAAAGAGGACCATTTCAGGGAAGCTCCTGTAGAAGTGGAGATTATCAGAAAAGGACTCATCAGGCTTGAGAAGAGACAGCAAAGCAGTACAGGAAAAGCCTATAAGACAATGAATGGGGAGGAGAGGATACGTATGGAATGATTATTCCTCTTTTCTCAGACTATGTGAACTAGGAGAGGGAGAACACAGCCTGAAAATATCAGgcaaaagatttaaaacaaattcaaaaatactttttttaaagagcttaTAATGAAATTATGAGACTCATCACCACTGGATGTTGTCAGCCCTAAGTATATACAAGTGAAAAACTGTATTAGACAAACGCATACGTGAGAGATTAACTGATTTCTATTAAACATGATGGTCGAGGTGCTGCCTCCTGTTCAGGAAGCCTCTAAATTGATTGCTAGGTGCTGGGATGTGTGCCAAGGGAAGGATAAACTGTAAATGACCTTTTTAAATGGCCATTAATAGCCACTTTTCAAGGCAGGATGGAGGTACCTTTAGCTTGATTTAGTAGCATAGGTCTTACAGTTTTCAGAGCAAACAAGCTTTAGCCAGAGAACAATGTCTTTACATTGGAAAGTGAAAGTTGTATCCCAGTTGGCCATGATAAGCACAAAACTCAAAGGTGGTGTGATGGGTTTAGGGTGGCTGAGATGCTACAGTGCAGAGTGAACGCAGGAGATGACCTTGGAAGCAGCAGGGGAAGtgtcctgcagcaaagcaaagagatgCTGCGGAGATGGGAATAACCAGACTGCAAAGCTAAGACGAAGTGTCATGGGCTGAACTGGCAAGAAGTGGACCTGACGCTAGGACAGGGGTGGACAGTGAAGCAGGGGAGCAGACTGGCATAGTCACGGAGCTGCCACCACAGATGGTTTTCCTGAATGCCTCTCAGTAATGGTTTCAGCTGATCTGAACCCGTCTCAGGGCAAAGGCACAAGCAAGATATCCTCTCCAGGCCCCTTCCAGACCTGTTTTTCCACAGCTCTCCAGAAAAGGAATAATCTTGAATCTTTTTTGATTCATGCATCTTTGATCTTTAAGATCCAGttcttccagcccaaaccattctacgatgattctgtgatctgtgGAAATGATGCAGTATCTGTTTCCCTGCTTTACTCAGCCCAGCTGCATGCGCATGCTCATCTCTCATGCACATGCTCATCTTTCATGCACATTTACTTTCTTCCCCCTGGGACTCTCTGTCACCATTTTACTCCACATGTTGGACAGTTTCCAGCATTGCTCATTCAGCCTCCTGCAATGAGATGCTGAGACAAACTGTGTTGAGCAAACCTGTGTCTGGTGCAGGTGGAAGCAATGATTGCCTTTGCAAACTGCAGCATCACCCCTAGGAACTCACAGAGTGAAAATTTCCCCTTGTTACTGATCTTACATATGCTGAAATGATAACCTATTTCTAGCATGAAAGTCGAGCTTGAGGGTCCTCTCCAGACCAGTGTGCTGAGCAGCCTGGCTCTATACTTGGCATGGAGAAATGGGTTGCATAGGATCTGCTGGGACAAGGGAATGGCTTCGAGATGAAAACATCTGCTCATGGTTATCCAGCAGACCAGCAGCTGGATGAGAAAAAGGGCTCATGCTCCCAGCAGCCACTATAAAATGCCCAACACTGGTCTTGCTTGAATCACCCCCATGCCTATTGGATagtgtaaaataatttcatcttgTACCAGATATGCTCAAAAATCTTGTGATTCCCTCTGATCTGTGTCTCAAGACTCGCCCACATGCACCAAGCTTCCTGCAGTGGTTTCCATACTGTGCTCCCACAAAGTCattcttgctggttttctgcttAACCCCCTTTCCTAGAAGCGTAGGTATTGCATGTATGTAAGAAGTGGTGTGAGGATCTCTGTATCTATTTTCCcatc
Encoded here:
- the LOC101924759 gene encoding olfactory receptor 51G2-like yields the protein MEHDSHTTWELNGSFYQPSAFLMMGIPGLEALHHWISIPFCALYLIALLGNCMILFIIKKTQSLHEPMYYFLSMLSVTDLGLVLCTLPTTLGIFWFNMRRIGFDACLTQMYFIHILSFIESSVLLAMAFDRFIAISHPLRHPSILTKTTVIKIGLAIIMRGMVSLLPIPFLLKRLTFCGKTELSHSFCFHPDIMNLACADIKVNVFYGMIILLSTVGMDFIFIVLSYILIIKTVISLATKEECLKALNTCVSHICAVLVFFIPMIGLSMIHRFGKNIPPLVNSLVAYTYLIIPPALNPIIYSIKCSHIREALLRVLWRKSESKW